The following proteins are co-located in the Agromyces laixinhei genome:
- a CDS encoding SDR family NAD(P)-dependent oxidoreductase, whose product MELGGASAIVTGGASGLGRATARALIDGGASVVLVDLPGPRGEEAAAELGDRARFVAADVANEAQVQAAVDAASALAPLRVCVNCAGIVTANRTVGRDGPAPLEAFERTIRVNLIGTFNVTRLAAAAIAATEPVSSALPGGPGTAERGVIVNTASVAAFDGQIGQAAYSASKAAVAGMTLPIARDLSKLLIRVVTIAPGIFETPMMTGMTDEVRASLEAQVPHPSRLGHPTEYASLVRSIIANPMLNGETIRLDGAIRMQPK is encoded by the coding sequence ATGGAACTGGGCGGCGCATCGGCGATCGTCACCGGCGGGGCCTCAGGCCTCGGGCGCGCCACGGCGCGGGCACTCATCGACGGCGGGGCATCCGTCGTGCTCGTCGACCTGCCCGGCCCTCGCGGCGAGGAAGCCGCGGCGGAGCTCGGTGATCGAGCACGTTTCGTCGCAGCTGACGTCGCGAACGAGGCCCAGGTGCAGGCGGCGGTCGACGCGGCATCCGCTCTCGCGCCGCTCCGCGTCTGCGTGAACTGCGCCGGCATCGTGACGGCGAACCGCACGGTCGGCCGCGACGGCCCGGCGCCGCTCGAGGCGTTCGAGCGCACGATCAGGGTGAACCTGATCGGCACGTTCAACGTGACGCGCCTCGCCGCTGCGGCGATCGCTGCGACCGAGCCGGTCAGCTCGGCGCTGCCCGGGGGCCCCGGCACCGCCGAGCGCGGCGTCATCGTGAACACCGCATCGGTCGCCGCGTTCGACGGGCAGATCGGGCAGGCGGCCTATTCGGCTTCGAAGGCCGCGGTGGCCGGCATGACGCTGCCGATCGCGCGCGACCTGTCGAAGCTGCTGATCCGCGTCGTGACGATCGCTCCCGGAATCTTCGAGACGCCGATGATGACGGGCATGACCGACGAGGTGCGGGCCTCGCTCGAGGCGCAGGTGCCGCACCCCTCGCGCTTGGGGCACCCGACCGAGTACGCGTCGCTCGTGCGCTCGATCATCGCGAACCCGATGCTGAACGGCGAGACGATCCGCCTCGACGGCGCCATTCGCATGCAGCCGAAGTAG
- a CDS encoding thiolase family protein, with protein MSREAVIVDVVRTPVGRGKPGGLLSEIHPVDLLAGVLDTLVNRHDLDPALIDDVIGGCVSQIGEQSYNITRNAVLAAGFPEQVPGTTIDRQCGSSQQAATFAAQAVLAGHADIVIACGVESMSRVRLGSSTAGADPYGSRIRTRYPDGLVNQGVSAELIAAKWGFDRGELDAFAARSHELAAAAQESGAFASEVVPVPGVDSLTDETVRPGTSSESLAGLNAAFRTDELAERFPELDWRITPGNSSPLTDGASAALIMSAERAEQLGFTPRARFRSFSVVGSDPLYMLTGVIPATEKVLARAGLGHDDIDAYEVNEAFASVPLAWLRDTGADAAKLNPRGGAIALGHALGSSGTRLLATLVNQLEATGGRYGLQTMCEGGGMANATIIERI; from the coding sequence ATGAGCAGAGAAGCCGTGATCGTCGACGTCGTCCGCACCCCGGTGGGGCGCGGCAAGCCCGGGGGACTCCTGTCGGAGATCCACCCCGTCGATCTCCTTGCAGGGGTGCTCGACACCCTCGTGAACCGTCACGACCTCGATCCTGCACTGATCGACGACGTGATCGGCGGCTGCGTCAGCCAGATCGGCGAGCAGAGCTACAACATCACGCGCAACGCGGTGCTCGCGGCGGGCTTTCCGGAGCAGGTGCCCGGCACCACGATCGACCGGCAGTGCGGTTCGAGCCAGCAGGCGGCGACGTTCGCCGCGCAGGCGGTGCTCGCCGGGCACGCCGATATCGTCATCGCCTGCGGCGTCGAGTCGATGAGCCGCGTGCGGCTCGGTTCGAGCACGGCGGGCGCCGACCCCTACGGTTCGCGCATCCGCACCCGGTACCCCGACGGGCTCGTGAACCAGGGCGTCTCGGCCGAGCTCATCGCCGCGAAGTGGGGCTTCGACCGGGGCGAACTCGACGCCTTCGCCGCGCGATCGCACGAGCTCGCCGCTGCCGCACAGGAGTCGGGCGCGTTCGCGAGCGAGGTCGTGCCCGTTCCCGGCGTCGACTCGCTGACCGACGAGACCGTGCGGCCGGGCACTTCCAGCGAATCGCTCGCCGGGCTGAACGCGGCGTTCCGCACCGACGAACTCGCCGAGCGGTTCCCCGAACTCGACTGGCGCATCACCCCCGGCAATTCCTCGCCGCTGACCGACGGCGCTTCTGCGGCCCTCATCATGAGCGCCGAACGTGCCGAACAGCTCGGCTTCACGCCGCGAGCGCGGTTCCGGTCGTTCTCGGTCGTCGGCAGCGACCCGCTCTACATGCTGACGGGCGTGATTCCCGCCACCGAGAAGGTGCTCGCGCGCGCCGGCCTCGGCCACGACGACATCGACGCCTACGAGGTCAACGAGGCGTTCGCGTCGGTGCCGCTGGCGTGGTTGCGAGACACCGGGGCGGATGCCGCGAAGCTCAACCCGCGCGGCGGCGCCATCGCCCTCGGGCACGCACTCGGCTCGAGCGGCACGCGGCTGCTCGCCACGCTCGTCAACCAGCTCGAGGCCACCGGCGGGCGCTACGGGCTGCAGACGATGTGCGAGGGCGGCGGCATGGCCAACGCCACGATCATCGAACGCATCTGA
- a CDS encoding HpcH/HpaI aldolase family protein yields MPIRMTLPQTLTARIAASDRPLVGMWVCSGSPIMAELAAGSGLDWVLIDAEHSPNGLESILSQLYAVSAYPVAPVVRPPIGDAIVIKQYLDLGVQNLLVPMVDSAAQAAELARAVRYPTGGVRGVGASLARSSRWNRVDRYLPDASSTISLTVQIESAAAVEAAPEIAAVDGVDALFVGPADLAASMGLLGQPSHPDVVEGVLRSIRAGAAAGTPVGVNAFAPADADRYLAAGAAFVAVGADVAIVARASEALADRYIRSEDAADTATNVTTNVPAPGPAGTPSKPRANY; encoded by the coding sequence ATGCCGATTCGAATGACCCTCCCCCAGACGCTCACGGCCCGCATCGCGGCATCCGATCGCCCGCTCGTGGGCATGTGGGTGTGCTCCGGCAGCCCGATCATGGCCGAACTCGCGGCAGGCAGCGGCCTCGACTGGGTGCTCATCGACGCCGAGCACTCCCCCAACGGACTCGAATCGATCCTCTCGCAGCTCTACGCGGTCTCGGCGTATCCCGTCGCACCCGTCGTGCGCCCGCCGATCGGCGACGCCATCGTGATCAAGCAGTACCTCGACCTCGGGGTGCAGAACCTGCTCGTGCCGATGGTCGACTCGGCCGCCCAGGCTGCCGAGCTCGCCCGCGCCGTTCGCTATCCGACGGGCGGCGTACGCGGGGTCGGGGCTTCGCTCGCACGCTCGTCACGCTGGAATCGCGTCGACCGCTACCTGCCGGATGCCTCGTCGACGATCAGCCTCACCGTGCAGATCGAGTCCGCCGCCGCCGTCGAGGCCGCCCCCGAGATCGCAGCCGTCGACGGCGTCGATGCCCTCTTCGTCGGCCCCGCCGACCTCGCCGCCTCGATGGGGCTCCTCGGACAGCCGTCGCACCCCGACGTCGTCGAGGGCGTGCTGCGCTCGATCCGCGCCGGCGCCGCCGCAGGCACGCCCGTCGGCGTCAACGCCTTCGCGCCCGCGGATGCCGATCGCTACCTCGCCGCGGGCGCCGCCTTCGTCGCCGTCGGGGCGGATGTCGCGATCGTCGCCCGCGCCTCGGAGGCGCTGGCCGACCGCTACATCCGGAGCGAAGACGCAGCGGATACCGCGACGAATGTCACGACGAATGTCCCTGCGCCCGGCCCCGCGGGCACGCCGTCGAAGCCCCGCGCGAACTACTGA
- a CDS encoding fumarylacetoacetate hydrolase family protein, with amino-acid sequence MAFGIPTPGKIIAVHLNYPSRAAQRGRTPAQPSYFLKPASSLAPTGGTLERPAGTELLAFEGEIAIVIGDPARRVSPAEGWQHVASVTAADDFGIYDLRAADKGSNVRSKGGDGFTPIGPVAIPVAGIGEGDWRVRTWVNGQLVQEDTSDTLLFSFGRLVADLSQLMTLETGDVILTGTPAGSSVVLPGDVVEVEVDAPGAPGAPSTGRLVTTITQGDVEFGDFGTSPATDDRQRVEAWGNDEALAVAVAAGRASAPASAPAPSAAPSAEPGFTLTDELRESFGRVAVATLSAALRRRGYHDIFIEGVSSNHPGDRMIGLAKTLRFIPFRPDLFASHGGGFNAQKLAFDTVQPGEVLVVEARGERGTGTVGDVLALRAQVRGAAGIVTDGSVRDFDAVAGFEIPVFSQGAHPSVLGRRHVPWQIDVTIACGGAAVQPGDVIVGDGDGVIVIPPQLAQEVLDEALEHEQRDAFVAEQVAAGASVDGLFPMNAEWLARYRAAKEA; translated from the coding sequence ATGGCCTTCGGCATCCCCACCCCCGGCAAGATCATCGCCGTGCACCTCAACTATCCGTCGAGGGCCGCGCAGCGTGGTCGCACGCCCGCCCAGCCGAGCTACTTCCTGAAGCCCGCGTCGTCGCTCGCTCCCACCGGGGGCACGCTCGAACGCCCGGCGGGTACCGAACTGCTCGCCTTCGAGGGAGAGATCGCGATCGTCATCGGCGACCCCGCGCGGCGCGTCTCGCCTGCCGAGGGCTGGCAGCACGTGGCATCCGTCACCGCAGCCGACGACTTCGGCATCTACGACCTGCGGGCGGCCGACAAGGGCTCCAACGTGCGCTCGAAGGGCGGCGACGGCTTCACGCCGATCGGTCCGGTCGCGATCCCGGTCGCCGGCATCGGCGAAGGCGACTGGCGCGTGCGCACCTGGGTGAACGGGCAGCTCGTGCAGGAGGACACCTCGGACACCCTGCTCTTCTCGTTCGGCCGGCTCGTCGCCGACCTCTCGCAGCTCATGACCCTCGAGACCGGCGACGTGATCCTCACGGGCACGCCCGCGGGTTCCTCCGTCGTGCTGCCCGGCGATGTCGTCGAAGTCGAGGTCGATGCCCCCGGCGCTCCCGGCGCGCCGAGCACCGGACGACTCGTGACGACGATCACGCAGGGCGACGTCGAGTTCGGCGACTTCGGCACGTCGCCGGCGACCGACGATCGCCAGCGCGTCGAGGCGTGGGGCAATGATGAAGCGCTCGCCGTCGCGGTCGCAGCGGGGCGCGCGTCGGCACCGGCGTCGGCGCCCGCGCCTTCGGCGGCACCGAGCGCCGAACCCGGTTTCACGCTCACCGACGAACTGCGCGAGAGCTTCGGCCGCGTCGCCGTCGCGACCCTCTCGGCGGCACTGCGACGGCGCGGCTATCACGACATCTTCATCGAGGGCGTCTCCTCGAACCATCCCGGCGATCGCATGATCGGACTGGCGAAGACGCTCCGGTTCATCCCGTTCCGGCCCGATCTCTTCGCGAGCCACGGCGGCGGTTTCAACGCGCAGAAGCTCGCATTCGACACGGTGCAGCCGGGCGAGGTGCTCGTCGTCGAGGCCCGCGGCGAGCGCGGCACCGGCACCGTCGGCGATGTGCTGGCCCTTCGCGCGCAGGTGCGCGGCGCAGCGGGCATCGTCACCGACGGAAGCGTCCGCGACTTCGATGCCGTCGCCGGGTTCGAGATCCCGGTGTTCTCGCAGGGTGCGCATCCCTCGGTGCTGGGGCGGCGTCACGTGCCGTGGCAGATCGATGTCACGATCGCCTGCGGCGGCGCCGCTGTGCAGCCGGGCGACGTCATCGTGGGCGACGGCGACGGCGTCATCGTGATCCCGCCGCAGCTCGCCCAGGAGGTGCTCGACGAGGCACTCGAGCACGAGCAGCGCGACGCGTTCGTGGCCGAGCAGGTCGCCGCCGGGGCATCCGTCGACGGGTTGTTCCCCATGAACGCCGAATGGCTCGCCCGCTACCGGGCGGCGAAGGAGGCATGA
- a CDS encoding PadR family transcriptional regulator, whose protein sequence is MDETTASHLQELRRGTVVLACLMRLRTPDYGYALLESLNELDILVDANTLYPLLRRLEKQGLLTSEWNTEEARPRKFYRTSPAGELLAEALTTDWRRIDDALARLTTGDER, encoded by the coding sequence ATGGACGAAACGACCGCGAGTCACCTGCAGGAACTCCGCCGCGGCACGGTGGTGCTGGCGTGCCTCATGCGCCTGCGAACGCCCGACTACGGCTACGCGCTGCTCGAGTCCCTGAACGAGCTCGACATCCTCGTCGATGCGAACACGCTGTATCCACTGCTGCGACGGCTCGAGAAACAGGGGCTGCTCACGAGCGAGTGGAACACCGAAGAGGCCCGGCCCCGCAAGTTCTATCGCACCAGCCCCGCCGGCGAGCTCCTCGCCGAGGCACTCACCACCGACTGGCGCCGCATCGACGACGCCCTCGCACGACTCACCACTGGAGACGAACGATGA
- a CDS encoding biotin transporter BioY, producing the protein MTVLAPPAPRRLVLADRVLPRSVATDVVLVVAGAALVGLFAQLYVPLWPVPVTGQTLAVLLVGSALGAVRGGLALAAYAALGVAGIPWFSEASSGWGVLAGPTGGYIIGFIVAAALTGWLAGRTWDRTVWKALACFGAGTLSTFAIGLPWLAVFLGSVGAPNDLASVLAAGFTPFLIGGVVKTAIAAVLLPLAWKAADRLPPRASR; encoded by the coding sequence ATGACCGTACTCGCCCCGCCCGCTCCCCGACGTCTCGTGCTCGCCGACCGGGTGTTGCCTCGCAGTGTCGCCACCGACGTCGTGCTCGTCGTCGCGGGCGCCGCGCTCGTCGGCCTCTTCGCGCAGCTGTACGTGCCGCTGTGGCCGGTTCCCGTGACCGGGCAGACGCTCGCGGTCCTCCTCGTCGGCTCGGCGCTCGGCGCGGTTCGCGGCGGCCTCGCACTCGCCGCGTACGCAGCGCTCGGCGTGGCCGGCATCCCGTGGTTCAGCGAGGCGTCGAGCGGTTGGGGCGTGCTCGCCGGGCCGACCGGCGGCTACATCATCGGCTTCATCGTGGCGGCCGCGCTCACCGGATGGCTCGCCGGGCGCACGTGGGATCGCACGGTGTGGAAGGCGCTCGCCTGCTTCGGCGCCGGCACGCTGTCGACGTTCGCGATCGGCCTGCCGTGGCTCGCGGTGTTCCTCGGTTCCGTCGGCGCACCGAACGACCTCGCGTCGGTGCTGGCCGCCGGCTTCACGCCGTTCCTCATCGGCGGCGTCGTCAAGACGGCGATCGCGGCCGTGCTCCTGCCGCTCGCCTGGAAGGCCGCCGACCGGCTCCCGCCTCGCGCGTCGCGCTGA
- a CDS encoding helix-turn-helix domain-containing protein, protein MKAGSPDLATLGQRIRHFRGERGLTLDQLGEAVGMAGSQLSLIENGKREPKLSLLDSLATALDVELADLLSREAPSRRAALELELGRAQSSPLYASLGLPAIRPGRGITDESLEAIVGLHQELQRRASEAIATPEEARRANTELRARMRARDNYLPDIEQLAEEQVHASGHRSGAVTHREVSVMAERLGFQLFYVDDLPDSTRSITDIANGRIYLPPASIPGGHGLRSMALQAMGHRLLGHERPGSYAEFLWQRLEINYFAAACLMPREASVSFLQAAKKEKRLAIEDFRDAFGVTHEAAALRFTNLGTSHLDMTVHFLRVAGDGALMKGYENDGLPLPSDVTGSIEGQWVCKKWSARTAFEHTNRTTENYQYTDTPAGTFWCATQTGRTDAAEFSISVGVPFAQAKWFRGRETAHRAMSTCPEESCCRRAPAELAERWTGRAWPSARLHAHVLSPLPSGTFPGVDDSAVYRFLEAHAGE, encoded by the coding sequence ATGAAGGCAGGCTCCCCCGATCTCGCGACCCTCGGTCAACGCATCCGGCATTTTCGCGGCGAGCGAGGGCTCACCCTCGATCAGCTCGGCGAGGCAGTGGGCATGGCCGGGAGTCAGCTCTCCCTCATCGAGAACGGCAAGCGCGAGCCCAAGCTCTCGTTGCTCGACTCCCTCGCGACGGCGCTCGACGTCGAGCTCGCCGACCTCCTCTCCCGCGAAGCGCCGAGTCGGCGCGCCGCCCTCGAACTCGAGCTCGGTCGGGCGCAGTCAAGCCCGCTCTACGCGAGCCTCGGACTCCCGGCGATTCGCCCGGGCCGCGGCATCACCGACGAGTCGCTCGAGGCGATCGTCGGCCTCCACCAGGAGCTGCAGCGGCGCGCGAGCGAAGCCATCGCGACCCCTGAGGAGGCGCGGCGCGCCAATACCGAGCTGCGCGCACGGATGCGCGCACGCGACAACTACCTCCCCGACATCGAGCAGCTCGCCGAAGAGCAGGTGCACGCCTCCGGCCATCGTTCGGGCGCGGTCACACACCGTGAGGTGAGCGTCATGGCCGAACGCCTCGGATTCCAGCTCTTTTACGTCGACGACCTGCCCGACTCGACGCGGTCGATCACCGACATCGCCAACGGGCGCATCTACCTCCCGCCGGCCTCGATTCCCGGCGGCCACGGATTGCGCTCGATGGCGCTGCAGGCGATGGGGCACCGGCTGCTCGGGCACGAACGCCCCGGAAGTTACGCGGAGTTCCTCTGGCAGCGGCTCGAGATCAACTATTTCGCCGCCGCCTGCCTCATGCCGCGCGAGGCATCCGTCTCGTTCCTGCAGGCTGCGAAGAAGGAGAAGCGGCTCGCGATCGAGGACTTCCGCGACGCGTTCGGCGTCACGCACGAGGCCGCGGCGCTGCGCTTCACGAATCTCGGCACCTCGCATCTCGACATGACCGTGCACTTTCTGCGGGTCGCGGGCGATGGAGCCCTGATGAAGGGGTATGAGAACGACGGGCTGCCGCTGCCGAGCGACGTGACCGGCTCGATCGAGGGCCAGTGGGTGTGCAAGAAGTGGAGCGCGCGCACCGCGTTCGAGCACACGAACCGCACGACCGAGAACTACCAGTACACCGACACGCCCGCGGGCACGTTCTGGTGCGCGACCCAGACCGGGCGAACGGATGCCGCGGAGTTCTCGATCTCGGTCGGCGTGCCGTTCGCCCAGGCGAAGTGGTTCCGCGGCCGCGAGACCGCGCATCGCGCCATGTCGACGTGCCCGGAAGAGTCGTGCTGCCGTCGTGCACCGGCGGAACTCGCCGAGCGATGGACCGGCCGGGCATGGCCGAGCGCCCGGCTGCACGCGCACGTGCTGTCGCCGCTGCCGTCTGGCACGTTTCCGGGGGTCGACGACTCCGCGGTGTACCGGTTCCTCGAGGCGCACGCCGGGGAGTAG
- a CDS encoding GntR family transcriptional regulator codes for MPAHAASATESKSQQAYRFLRTRIDDGRYVPGYRLVLGAIARELDVSVVPVREAIRLLEAEGLVTFERNVGAQVALINETEYLHTMQTLALVEGSATALSAPLVTPEQIGRAREINERMRRTLEDFDPHRFTGLNLEFHSVLFEECPNPHILDLVQRGWSRMRALRDSSFSFVPGRAHESVEEHERILQLIEQGADPLDIELAARRHRTATLDAVLAYQARHPHPAPA; via the coding sequence ATGCCCGCCCACGCCGCCAGCGCGACCGAGAGCAAGTCCCAGCAGGCCTACCGCTTCCTTCGCACGCGCATCGACGACGGTCGGTATGTGCCCGGGTACCGGCTCGTGCTCGGTGCCATCGCGCGCGAACTCGACGTCTCGGTCGTGCCGGTGCGCGAGGCGATCCGGCTGCTCGAAGCCGAGGGACTCGTCACGTTCGAGCGCAACGTCGGCGCCCAGGTCGCCCTCATCAACGAGACCGAGTACCTGCACACGATGCAGACGCTTGCGCTCGTCGAGGGCTCCGCGACTGCGCTGTCGGCACCGCTCGTCACTCCCGAGCAGATCGGCCGGGCGCGCGAGATCAACGAGCGGATGCGTCGTACGCTCGAAGATTTCGACCCGCATCGCTTCACCGGGCTCAACCTGGAGTTCCACTCGGTGCTCTTCGAGGAGTGCCCGAACCCGCACATCCTCGACCTCGTGCAGCGCGGCTGGAGTCGCATGAGGGCGCTTCGCGACTCGTCGTTCAGCTTCGTGCCGGGGCGCGCGCACGAATCGGTCGAGGAGCACGAGCGCATCCTGCAGCTCATCGAGCAGGGCGCCGATCCGCTCGACATCGAACTCGCCGCGCGCCGGCACCGCACCGCCACCCTCGACGCAGTGCTCGCGTACCAGGCGAGGCATCCGCACCCCGCACCCGCCT
- a CDS encoding glyceraldehyde-3-phosphate dehydrogenase: MIPLIGGLYRNYGVVTSIHGRRLINRSPIALLKAHRFARQAGDVELDLADTMRVLEVLREIAPGPASIDVARLVARYADAVGEGDARELADFVRDELMPVIAAEGEPEASGTDVVLYGFGRIGRLLARILIAHSGNGRGLRLRAIVVRKGSDNDLVKRASLLRRDSVHGPFAGTIEVDEEANTILANGTLIQVIYSNDPASIDYTAYGIHDAIVVDNTGRWRDEAGLSQHLQSTGVARVLLTAPGKGAIKNIVHGINHASIAADDRILSAASCTTNAITPVLQAIDDAYGVVRGHVETVHSFTNDQNLIDNFHSGDRRGRSAALNMVITETGAAKAVAKALPSFAGKLTGSAIRVPTPDVSLAILNLQLERPASKTQLNRYLRQVSLTSPLRQQIDYIESPEVVSTDFVGSNRAGIVDGLATIADGTDAIVYVWYDNEYGYSCQVVRVIEAMAGTHPVVLPERQPVALEREAVAAV; the protein is encoded by the coding sequence ATGATCCCGCTCATCGGCGGCCTCTACCGCAACTACGGGGTGGTCACCTCCATCCACGGCCGGCGGCTCATCAACCGCTCTCCGATCGCGCTGCTGAAGGCCCATCGCTTCGCCCGACAGGCCGGCGACGTCGAACTCGATCTCGCCGACACCATGCGGGTGCTCGAGGTGCTGCGCGAGATCGCGCCCGGCCCCGCCTCGATCGACGTCGCCCGTCTCGTGGCACGCTACGCCGACGCCGTCGGCGAGGGCGACGCCCGCGAGCTCGCCGATTTCGTGCGTGACGAACTCATGCCCGTCATCGCGGCAGAGGGCGAGCCCGAGGCATCCGGCACCGATGTCGTGCTCTACGGCTTCGGGCGCATCGGGCGCCTGCTCGCCCGCATCCTCATCGCGCATTCGGGAAACGGCAGGGGGCTGCGCCTGCGCGCGATCGTCGTGCGCAAGGGCTCCGACAACGACCTCGTCAAGCGAGCAAGCCTGCTGCGGCGCGATTCGGTGCACGGCCCGTTCGCGGGCACGATCGAGGTCGACGAGGAGGCGAACACGATCCTCGCGAACGGCACGCTCATCCAGGTGATCTACTCGAACGACCCCGCTTCGATCGACTACACCGCCTACGGCATCCACGACGCGATCGTCGTCGACAACACCGGTCGCTGGCGCGACGAGGCCGGGCTCTCGCAGCACCTGCAGTCGACGGGTGTCGCGCGGGTGCTGCTCACGGCACCCGGCAAGGGCGCGATCAAGAACATCGTGCACGGCATCAACCACGCTTCGATCGCCGCCGACGACCGGATCCTCTCGGCGGCGTCGTGCACGACGAACGCGATCACGCCCGTGCTGCAGGCGATCGACGATGCGTATGGTGTGGTGCGCGGCCACGTCGAGACCGTGCACTCGTTCACGAACGACCAGAATCTCATCGACAACTTCCACTCGGGCGACCGGCGCGGGCGCTCGGCGGCGCTCAACATGGTCATCACCGAAACCGGTGCGGCCAAGGCCGTCGCGAAGGCGCTGCCCTCGTTCGCCGGCAAGCTCACGGGCAGCGCGATCCGCGTTCCGACGCCCGACGTGTCGCTCGCGATCCTGAATCTGCAGCTCGAGCGGCCCGCGTCGAAGACGCAGCTGAACCGATACCTCCGCCAGGTCTCGCTCACGTCGCCGCTGCGCCAGCAGATCGACTACATCGAGTCGCCCGAAGTGGTCTCCACCGACTTCGTCGGCTCGAACCGTGCCGGCATCGTCGACGGGCTCGCGACGATCGCCGACGGCACCGACGCGATCGTCTACGTCTGGTACGACAACGAGTACGGCTACTCCTGTCAGGTCGTGCGCGTCATCGAGGCGATGGCCGGCACGCACCCCGTCGTGCTGCCCGAGCGGCAGCCGGTCGCGCTCGAGCGCGAGGCCGTGGCAGCGGTCTGA
- a CDS encoding fumarylacetoacetate hydrolase family protein, protein MIADELFVADRDRTTVPLLTARHPEMTVDDAYAVQSLWAERRKGAGARPVGRKIGLTSKVMQVATGITEPDYGVIFDDMVIDSGASVEFDRFSNVRIEVELAFVLAEPLAGPNTTIFDVLDATAYVVPALEILNSHIEMEGRTIVDTISDNAAMGAMVLGGRPVKVDAVDLRWVSALLSRNQTIEESGVAAAVLGHPAMGVAWLANKLAQHDQALDAGEIILAGSFTRPMWVERGDTVHADYGQLGTVTCRFE, encoded by the coding sequence ATGATCGCCGACGAACTGTTCGTCGCCGACCGCGATCGAACCACCGTGCCGCTCCTGACCGCCAGGCACCCCGAGATGACCGTCGACGACGCCTACGCCGTGCAGAGCCTCTGGGCCGAGCGTCGCAAGGGGGCGGGCGCCCGTCCCGTCGGGCGCAAGATCGGGCTGACCTCGAAGGTCATGCAGGTCGCCACCGGCATCACCGAACCCGACTACGGGGTGATCTTCGACGACATGGTCATCGACTCCGGGGCATCCGTCGAGTTCGACCGCTTCTCGAACGTGCGCATCGAGGTCGAGCTCGCCTTCGTGCTCGCCGAGCCCCTCGCCGGCCCGAACACCACCATCTTCGACGTGCTCGACGCCACAGCCTACGTGGTGCCGGCGCTGGAGATCTTGAACTCGCACATCGAGATGGAGGGACGCACGATCGTCGACACCATCTCCGACAACGCGGCGATGGGAGCCATGGTGCTCGGCGGCAGGCCCGTGAAGGTCGACGCCGTCGACCTTCGCTGGGTCTCGGCGTTGCTCTCGCGCAATCAGACGATCGAGGAGTCGGGCGTCGCCGCCGCGGTGCTCGGCCACCCCGCGATGGGCGTCGCCTGGCTCGCGAACAAGCTCGCCCAGCACGACCAGGCCCTGGATGCGGGTGAGATCATCCTCGCAGGGTCGTTCACCCGACCGATGTGGGTCGAGCGCGGCGACACCGTGCACGCCGACTACGGGCAGCTGGGAACCGTGACATGCCGATTCGAATGA